One Stigmatopora argus isolate UIUO_Sarg chromosome 20, RoL_Sarg_1.0, whole genome shotgun sequence genomic region harbors:
- the arhgef15b gene encoding uncharacterized protein arhgef15b isoform X3, whose product MSGQESPTPGASELKPRPEIPPKPTARTSSLHPEDDKPESTSGVKVKLMVNNFSREKVSPCGAKQRQLRNHPVVKPKPNIGSSQPQPPPLPMKRTRLQQGKSTEPEDGNGVCAEGGRSEPDGKEVEPDSVAGKAKDEDVPDEAMSSCRDPCCGCACHFQRPGMKLVWVPVGVEDASGEDAGILEEDASELTPSEDGENEEGRRAEVEKQADVGSVKAKDEEVAQYSTSIREETKLVKTIFHSSLDIVPDDGPRRLSDPGPRCIISQAQGSPVSFAQNTTCLAVYHNAPHEDIYESIIPTVDPSHAKKITQEAEPSQIKVPTAARRSKPPEFPRNKTLETGDQDVPPAIPPRVPFPPHASAEDRASLQGSPRLPSSPQLPPRPPPVLPKTDPSRDANQITAQKNEGVTDKDGDEDSEEELYQTNTGFSNSWKSRLQNEPMYQTYRDTVITKEIRRQTVSRNISKTTTDYVQELPGRNESTLWQNLPSVRESGVLDKLTLEQCKYQESMFEVLTSETSYLRSLHVLTEHFLENRELEGTLVLMEKTPLFSNILRVLEVSERFLKDLEERVFETIVFSDICDIIHYHSQHNFPAYIDYVRNQIYQEKTYTKLMKNNTQFAAVINRLQESPQCQRLPFMSFLLLPFQRITRIKMLIENILKRTKEGTAEEEIASKALASVSKIIDECNTEVGKMRQMEELILLSKMFEFDKLKVAIPVISQTRFLEKKGELQEMSRGGTVFLMKVKFNAINVFLFNDLLVITSTAKKGRDT is encoded by the exons ATGTCTGGCCAGGAATCACCTACACCGGGCGCAAGCGAGCTCAAACCCAGACCGGAGATCCCGCCTAAACCAACGGCGCGAACGTCGTCCCTGCATCCGGAGGACGACAAGCCCGAGAGCACCTCGGGGGTCAAGGTCAAACTGATGGTGAACAACTTCAGCAGAGAGAAGGTTTCGCCTTGCGGAGCCAAGCAAAGGCAGTTGAGGAATCATCCAGTGGTAAAACCCAAGCCCAACATTGGCTCCAGCCAACCTCAGCCACCTCCGCTGCCCATGAAGAGGACCCGCCTCCAGCAGGGCAAGAGTACCGAACCAGAGGACGGCAACGGCGTCTGCGCCGAGGGAGGTCGATCAG AACCCGACGGGAAAGAGGTGGAGCCTGATTCCGTTGCCGGGAAAGCCAAAGACGAGGATGTTCCGGATGAGGCCATGAGCTCCTGCCGCGACCCGTGCTGCGGTTGCGCGTGCCACTTCCAGCGACCCGGCATGAAGCTGGTATGGGTGCCGGTGGGAGTAGAGGACGCCAGCGGAGAAGACGCAGGGATCTTGGAGGAAGACGCGTCCGAATTGACCCCGTCAGAAGATGGCGAGAATGAAGAGGGGCGGCGTGCGGAGGTCGAAAAGCAGGCAGATGTGGGGAGTGTAAAGGCTAAAGATGAGGAGGTCGCCCAGTACTCTACCAGTATAAGAGAGGAAACGAAGCTAGTAAAGACAATATTTCACAGCTCGTTGGATATCGTACCTGACGATGGTCCCAGAAGACTCTCGGATCCTGGACCTCGCTGTATCATATCTCAGGCGCAGGGATCCCCAGTTTCCTTCGCACAGAATACTACATGTCTGGCGGTCTACCACAACGCCCCCCACGAAGATATCTACGAGTCTATAATCCCCACGGTCGATCCCAGTCACGCTAAGAAAATCACTCAGGAGGCGGAACCCTCGCAGATCAAGGTGCCCACAGCGGCTCGCAGATCCAAGCCTCCAGAGTTCCCCAGGAATAAGACCCTGGAGACGGGCGACCAAGACGTTCCGCCCGCCATCCCACCCCGCGTGCCCTTCCCGCCTCACGCCTCAGCGGAAGATCGAGCATCGTTGCAGGGCAGTCCTCGGCTCCCGTCCAGTCCCCAGCTGCCTCCGAGACCCCCGCCCGTACTGCCAAAGACAGATCCGAGCAGAGACGCCAATCAAATTACTGCACAGAAAAACG AGGGCGTGACCGACAAAGATGGCGACGAGGATTCGGAGGAAGAACT GTATCAGACCAACACTGGATTTTCAAACAGCTGGAAGTCCCGGCTGCAAAATG AGCCCATGTACCAGACCTATCGGGACACTGTCATCACAAAAGAGATCCGACGGCAGACGGTTTCCCGTAACATCAGCAAAACGACCACTGACTACGTCCAAGAGTTGCCAGGCCGGAACGAATCTACCTTGTGGCAGAATCTCCCCAGCGTGCGGGAGAGTGGCGTTCTGGACAAACTCACCCTCGAACAGTGTAAATATCAGGAG AGTATGTTCGAGGTTCTGACCTCAGAAACCTCCTACCTTCGCTCGCTACACGTTCTCACGGAACACTTTCTGGAAAATCGGGAGCTGGAAGGAACGCTGGTCCTCATGGAGAAGACTCCCCTCTTCTCTAACATTCTTAGAGTCCTCGAGGTTAGCGAGAG GTTCCTGAAGGACCTAGAGGAACGAGTGTTTGAGACCATCGTGTTCTCGGACATCTGCGACATCATCCACTACCACTCCCAACACAACTTCCCGGCCTACATCGACTACGTCCGCAACCAGATCTACCAGGAAAAGACCTACACCAAGCTCAT GAAGAACAACACCCAGTTTGCCGCTGTCATCAATCGCCTGCAGGAGTCGCCTCAGTGCCAACGGCTGCCGTTCATGTCCTTCCTGCTGCTGCCGTTCCAGCGGATAACGCGCATAAAAATGCTCATTGAG AACATCCTAAAGAGAACAAAAGAGGGCACCGCAGAAGAAGAGATAGCATCCAAGGCTTTGGCATCTGTGTCCAag ATCATTGACGAGTGTAACACCGAGGTGGGGAAGATGAGGCAGATGGAGGAGTTGATCCTTCTCTCCAAAATGTTCGAGTTCGACAAGCTCAAGGTA GCCATCCCTGTCATTTCCCAAACACGATTCCTGGAGAAGAAGGGCGAGCTACAGGAAATGTCCCGAGGAGGAACCGTCTTCCTAATGAAGGTCAAGTTCAACGCTATCAATGTCTTTCTCTTCAACGACCTGCTGGTCATTACTTCCACGGCCAAGAAAGGGCGAGACACGTGA
- the arhgef15b gene encoding rho guanine nucleotide exchange factor 15 isoform X1, which produces MSGQESPTPGASELKPRPEIPPKPTARTSSLHPEDDKPESTSGVKVKLMVNNFSREKVSPCGAKQRQLRNHPVVKPKPNIGSSQPQPPPLPMKRTRLQQGKSTEPEDGNGVCAEGGRSEPDGKEVEPDSVAGKAKDEDVPDEAMSSCRDPCCGCACHFQRPGMKLVWVPVGVEDASGEDAGILEEDASELTPSEDGENEEGRRAEVEKQADVGSVKAKDEEVAQYSTSIREETKLVKTIFHSSLDIVPDDGPRRLSDPGPRCIISQAQGSPVSFAQNTTCLAVYHNAPHEDIYESIIPTVDPSHAKKITQEAEPSQIKVPTAARRSKPPEFPRNKTLETGDQDVPPAIPPRVPFPPHASAEDRASLQGSPRLPSSPQLPPRPPPVLPKTDPSRDANQITAQKNEGVTDKDGDEDSEEELYQTNTGFSNSWKSRLQNEPMYQTYRDTVITKEIRRQTVSRNISKTTTDYVQELPGRNESTLWQNLPSVRESGVLDKLTLEQCKYQESMFEVLTSETSYLRSLHVLTEHFLENRELEGTLVLMEKTPLFSNILRVLEVSERFLKDLEERVFETIVFSDICDIIHYHSQHNFPAYIDYVRNQIYQEKTYTKLMKNNTQFAAVINRLQESPQCQRLPFMSFLLLPFQRITRIKMLIENILKRTKEGTAEEEIASKALASVSKIIDECNTEVGKMRQMEELILLSKMFEFDKLKVAIPVISQTRFLEKKGELQEMSRGGTVFLMKVKFNAINVFLFNDLLVITSTAKKGRDTSERYVVLDYAHRSLVQVQPLEEERNCGPYENCFTLILLENHNGRMIERLIKAPSQPDMHRWMAAFPSKEEDDVVYDAWDCPQVQCVEQYVAQQADELNLEPTEIVNVIRKTNEGWYEGIRLSDGQKGWFPVSNIIEITNEHLRRRNLKERYRVIQAASQVTNAKKL; this is translated from the exons ATGTCTGGCCAGGAATCACCTACACCGGGCGCAAGCGAGCTCAAACCCAGACCGGAGATCCCGCCTAAACCAACGGCGCGAACGTCGTCCCTGCATCCGGAGGACGACAAGCCCGAGAGCACCTCGGGGGTCAAGGTCAAACTGATGGTGAACAACTTCAGCAGAGAGAAGGTTTCGCCTTGCGGAGCCAAGCAAAGGCAGTTGAGGAATCATCCAGTGGTAAAACCCAAGCCCAACATTGGCTCCAGCCAACCTCAGCCACCTCCGCTGCCCATGAAGAGGACCCGCCTCCAGCAGGGCAAGAGTACCGAACCAGAGGACGGCAACGGCGTCTGCGCCGAGGGAGGTCGATCAG AACCCGACGGGAAAGAGGTGGAGCCTGATTCCGTTGCCGGGAAAGCCAAAGACGAGGATGTTCCGGATGAGGCCATGAGCTCCTGCCGCGACCCGTGCTGCGGTTGCGCGTGCCACTTCCAGCGACCCGGCATGAAGCTGGTATGGGTGCCGGTGGGAGTAGAGGACGCCAGCGGAGAAGACGCAGGGATCTTGGAGGAAGACGCGTCCGAATTGACCCCGTCAGAAGATGGCGAGAATGAAGAGGGGCGGCGTGCGGAGGTCGAAAAGCAGGCAGATGTGGGGAGTGTAAAGGCTAAAGATGAGGAGGTCGCCCAGTACTCTACCAGTATAAGAGAGGAAACGAAGCTAGTAAAGACAATATTTCACAGCTCGTTGGATATCGTACCTGACGATGGTCCCAGAAGACTCTCGGATCCTGGACCTCGCTGTATCATATCTCAGGCGCAGGGATCCCCAGTTTCCTTCGCACAGAATACTACATGTCTGGCGGTCTACCACAACGCCCCCCACGAAGATATCTACGAGTCTATAATCCCCACGGTCGATCCCAGTCACGCTAAGAAAATCACTCAGGAGGCGGAACCCTCGCAGATCAAGGTGCCCACAGCGGCTCGCAGATCCAAGCCTCCAGAGTTCCCCAGGAATAAGACCCTGGAGACGGGCGACCAAGACGTTCCGCCCGCCATCCCACCCCGCGTGCCCTTCCCGCCTCACGCCTCAGCGGAAGATCGAGCATCGTTGCAGGGCAGTCCTCGGCTCCCGTCCAGTCCCCAGCTGCCTCCGAGACCCCCGCCCGTACTGCCAAAGACAGATCCGAGCAGAGACGCCAATCAAATTACTGCACAGAAAAACG AGGGCGTGACCGACAAAGATGGCGACGAGGATTCGGAGGAAGAACT GTATCAGACCAACACTGGATTTTCAAACAGCTGGAAGTCCCGGCTGCAAAATG AGCCCATGTACCAGACCTATCGGGACACTGTCATCACAAAAGAGATCCGACGGCAGACGGTTTCCCGTAACATCAGCAAAACGACCACTGACTACGTCCAAGAGTTGCCAGGCCGGAACGAATCTACCTTGTGGCAGAATCTCCCCAGCGTGCGGGAGAGTGGCGTTCTGGACAAACTCACCCTCGAACAGTGTAAATATCAGGAG AGTATGTTCGAGGTTCTGACCTCAGAAACCTCCTACCTTCGCTCGCTACACGTTCTCACGGAACACTTTCTGGAAAATCGGGAGCTGGAAGGAACGCTGGTCCTCATGGAGAAGACTCCCCTCTTCTCTAACATTCTTAGAGTCCTCGAGGTTAGCGAGAG GTTCCTGAAGGACCTAGAGGAACGAGTGTTTGAGACCATCGTGTTCTCGGACATCTGCGACATCATCCACTACCACTCCCAACACAACTTCCCGGCCTACATCGACTACGTCCGCAACCAGATCTACCAGGAAAAGACCTACACCAAGCTCAT GAAGAACAACACCCAGTTTGCCGCTGTCATCAATCGCCTGCAGGAGTCGCCTCAGTGCCAACGGCTGCCGTTCATGTCCTTCCTGCTGCTGCCGTTCCAGCGGATAACGCGCATAAAAATGCTCATTGAG AACATCCTAAAGAGAACAAAAGAGGGCACCGCAGAAGAAGAGATAGCATCCAAGGCTTTGGCATCTGTGTCCAag ATCATTGACGAGTGTAACACCGAGGTGGGGAAGATGAGGCAGATGGAGGAGTTGATCCTTCTCTCCAAAATGTTCGAGTTCGACAAGCTCAAGGTA GCCATCCCTGTCATTTCCCAAACACGATTCCTGGAGAAGAAGGGCGAGCTACAGGAAATGTCCCGAGGAGGAACCGTCTTCCTAATGAAGGTCAAGTTCAACGCTATCAATGTCTTTCTCTTCAACGACCTGCTGGTCATTACTTCCACGGCCAAGAAAGGGCGAGACAC GTCGGAGCGCTACGTGGTGCTGGACTACGCCCACCGGTCCCTGGTGCAGGTTCAGCCCCTGGAGGAGGAGAGGAACTGCGGGCCGTACGAGAACTGCTTCACTCTCATTCTTCTGGAGAACCACAACGGGCGCATGATAGAGCGCCTCATCAAAGCACCCTCCCA ACCGGACATGCACAGGTGGATGGCGGCCTTCCCTAGCAAAGAGGAAGACGATGTAGTCTACGACGCTTGGG ATTGTCCTCAGGTGCAGTGCGTGGAGCAGTACGTGGCCCAGCAGGCCGACGAGCTCAACCTTGAGCCCACCGAGATAGTCAACGTCATTCGCAAAACAAACGAAG GTTGGTACGAGGGCATTCGCCTGTCTGACGGTCAGAAGGGCTGGTTCCCGGTCAGCAACATCATCGAAATCACCAACGAGCATTTGAGGAGGCGCAACCTAAAGGAGCGCTACCGAGTCATCCAGGCCGCCAGCCAGGTCACCAATGCCAAGAAACTTTAA
- the arhgef15b gene encoding rho guanine nucleotide exchange factor 15 isoform X2 — protein sequence MSGQESPTPGASELKPRPEIPPKPTARTSSLHPEDDKPESTSGVKVKLMVNNFSREKVSPCGAKQRQLRNHPVVKPKPNIGSSQPQPPPLPMKRTRLQQGKSTEPEDGNGVCAEGGRSEPDGKEVEPDSVAGKAKDEDVPDEAMSSCRDPCCGCACHFQRPGMKLVWVPVGVEDASGEDAGILEEDASELTPSEDGENEEGRRAEVEKQADVGSVKAKDEEVAQYSTSIREETKLVKTIFHSSLDIVPDDGPRRLSDPGPRCIISQAQGSPVSFAQNTTCLAVYHNAPHEDIYESIIPTVDPSHAKKITQEAEPSQIKVPTAARRSKPPEFPRNKTLETGDQDVPPAIPPRVPFPPHASAEDRASLQGSPRLPSSPQLPPRPPPVLPKTDPSRDANQITAQKNEGVTDKDGDEDSEEELYQTNTGFSNSWKSRLQNEPMYQTYRDTVITKEIRRQTVSRNISKTTTDYVQELPGRNESTLWQNLPSVRESGVLDKLTLEQCKYQESMFEVLTSETSYLRSLHVLTEHFLENRELEGTLVLMEKTPLFSNILRVLEVSERFLKDLEERVFETIVFSDICDIIHYHSQHNFPAYIDYVRNQIYQEKTYTKLMKNNTQFAAVINRLQESPQCQRLPFMSFLLLPFQRITRIKMLIENILKRTKEGTAEEEIASKALASVSKIIDECNTEVGKMRQMEELILLSKMFEFDKLKAIPVISQTRFLEKKGELQEMSRGGTVFLMKVKFNAINVFLFNDLLVITSTAKKGRDTSERYVVLDYAHRSLVQVQPLEEERNCGPYENCFTLILLENHNGRMIERLIKAPSQPDMHRWMAAFPSKEEDDVVYDAWDCPQVQCVEQYVAQQADELNLEPTEIVNVIRKTNEGWYEGIRLSDGQKGWFPVSNIIEITNEHLRRRNLKERYRVIQAASQVTNAKKL from the exons ATGTCTGGCCAGGAATCACCTACACCGGGCGCAAGCGAGCTCAAACCCAGACCGGAGATCCCGCCTAAACCAACGGCGCGAACGTCGTCCCTGCATCCGGAGGACGACAAGCCCGAGAGCACCTCGGGGGTCAAGGTCAAACTGATGGTGAACAACTTCAGCAGAGAGAAGGTTTCGCCTTGCGGAGCCAAGCAAAGGCAGTTGAGGAATCATCCAGTGGTAAAACCCAAGCCCAACATTGGCTCCAGCCAACCTCAGCCACCTCCGCTGCCCATGAAGAGGACCCGCCTCCAGCAGGGCAAGAGTACCGAACCAGAGGACGGCAACGGCGTCTGCGCCGAGGGAGGTCGATCAG AACCCGACGGGAAAGAGGTGGAGCCTGATTCCGTTGCCGGGAAAGCCAAAGACGAGGATGTTCCGGATGAGGCCATGAGCTCCTGCCGCGACCCGTGCTGCGGTTGCGCGTGCCACTTCCAGCGACCCGGCATGAAGCTGGTATGGGTGCCGGTGGGAGTAGAGGACGCCAGCGGAGAAGACGCAGGGATCTTGGAGGAAGACGCGTCCGAATTGACCCCGTCAGAAGATGGCGAGAATGAAGAGGGGCGGCGTGCGGAGGTCGAAAAGCAGGCAGATGTGGGGAGTGTAAAGGCTAAAGATGAGGAGGTCGCCCAGTACTCTACCAGTATAAGAGAGGAAACGAAGCTAGTAAAGACAATATTTCACAGCTCGTTGGATATCGTACCTGACGATGGTCCCAGAAGACTCTCGGATCCTGGACCTCGCTGTATCATATCTCAGGCGCAGGGATCCCCAGTTTCCTTCGCACAGAATACTACATGTCTGGCGGTCTACCACAACGCCCCCCACGAAGATATCTACGAGTCTATAATCCCCACGGTCGATCCCAGTCACGCTAAGAAAATCACTCAGGAGGCGGAACCCTCGCAGATCAAGGTGCCCACAGCGGCTCGCAGATCCAAGCCTCCAGAGTTCCCCAGGAATAAGACCCTGGAGACGGGCGACCAAGACGTTCCGCCCGCCATCCCACCCCGCGTGCCCTTCCCGCCTCACGCCTCAGCGGAAGATCGAGCATCGTTGCAGGGCAGTCCTCGGCTCCCGTCCAGTCCCCAGCTGCCTCCGAGACCCCCGCCCGTACTGCCAAAGACAGATCCGAGCAGAGACGCCAATCAAATTACTGCACAGAAAAACG AGGGCGTGACCGACAAAGATGGCGACGAGGATTCGGAGGAAGAACT GTATCAGACCAACACTGGATTTTCAAACAGCTGGAAGTCCCGGCTGCAAAATG AGCCCATGTACCAGACCTATCGGGACACTGTCATCACAAAAGAGATCCGACGGCAGACGGTTTCCCGTAACATCAGCAAAACGACCACTGACTACGTCCAAGAGTTGCCAGGCCGGAACGAATCTACCTTGTGGCAGAATCTCCCCAGCGTGCGGGAGAGTGGCGTTCTGGACAAACTCACCCTCGAACAGTGTAAATATCAGGAG AGTATGTTCGAGGTTCTGACCTCAGAAACCTCCTACCTTCGCTCGCTACACGTTCTCACGGAACACTTTCTGGAAAATCGGGAGCTGGAAGGAACGCTGGTCCTCATGGAGAAGACTCCCCTCTTCTCTAACATTCTTAGAGTCCTCGAGGTTAGCGAGAG GTTCCTGAAGGACCTAGAGGAACGAGTGTTTGAGACCATCGTGTTCTCGGACATCTGCGACATCATCCACTACCACTCCCAACACAACTTCCCGGCCTACATCGACTACGTCCGCAACCAGATCTACCAGGAAAAGACCTACACCAAGCTCAT GAAGAACAACACCCAGTTTGCCGCTGTCATCAATCGCCTGCAGGAGTCGCCTCAGTGCCAACGGCTGCCGTTCATGTCCTTCCTGCTGCTGCCGTTCCAGCGGATAACGCGCATAAAAATGCTCATTGAG AACATCCTAAAGAGAACAAAAGAGGGCACCGCAGAAGAAGAGATAGCATCCAAGGCTTTGGCATCTGTGTCCAag ATCATTGACGAGTGTAACACCGAGGTGGGGAAGATGAGGCAGATGGAGGAGTTGATCCTTCTCTCCAAAATGTTCGAGTTCGACAAGCTCAAG GCCATCCCTGTCATTTCCCAAACACGATTCCTGGAGAAGAAGGGCGAGCTACAGGAAATGTCCCGAGGAGGAACCGTCTTCCTAATGAAGGTCAAGTTCAACGCTATCAATGTCTTTCTCTTCAACGACCTGCTGGTCATTACTTCCACGGCCAAGAAAGGGCGAGACAC GTCGGAGCGCTACGTGGTGCTGGACTACGCCCACCGGTCCCTGGTGCAGGTTCAGCCCCTGGAGGAGGAGAGGAACTGCGGGCCGTACGAGAACTGCTTCACTCTCATTCTTCTGGAGAACCACAACGGGCGCATGATAGAGCGCCTCATCAAAGCACCCTCCCA ACCGGACATGCACAGGTGGATGGCGGCCTTCCCTAGCAAAGAGGAAGACGATGTAGTCTACGACGCTTGGG ATTGTCCTCAGGTGCAGTGCGTGGAGCAGTACGTGGCCCAGCAGGCCGACGAGCTCAACCTTGAGCCCACCGAGATAGTCAACGTCATTCGCAAAACAAACGAAG GTTGGTACGAGGGCATTCGCCTGTCTGACGGTCAGAAGGGCTGGTTCCCGGTCAGCAACATCATCGAAATCACCAACGAGCATTTGAGGAGGCGCAACCTAAAGGAGCGCTACCGAGTCATCCAGGCCGCCAGCCAGGTCACCAATGCCAAGAAACTTTAA
- the LOC144066271 gene encoding uncharacterized protein LOC144066271 produces MECHERSFVIAVDLSFAGDDARFEAVDETGTYAIAEPYAAKCGYTVVDYPPSGRLELRVSYFSCHTEKKESRVFAFSFNLVVKHDNDEVVYVLNKTCSPSLEWSQREVSCEINYMEVSLKSEALCAAGKENGNWNVNDPAHGSILDWQVMFQRNEEQMVSMSLSDAREQGYTFDVTDERLVFRSPNGQPESFVATVDNILVEVVHATLFSRQRWLVIMVDLVAACSMDEGTYEDSGQMVFQTPVAPYPGPDIEQIRVGFDGGLYEGEDLAVANDTLLIAIPLDVNGGIRKSVANGSLYEFYTFNLYLEQIFEEEEAETRLRLRRTLTTPLLPHILVTQNESFIEERIFQVDLADVPEDVSLVSLQLNGREAVFTNSCSVADVAQPGRGHGYRLRVSFDHPAVTQQYYRAYKTMQYSLEISFTMGVLPENDLFYHAVRVMALAGPSPPVLDAVCSESGIRFTAQNWAYGFLWSLAVGSETLTPELAMRRGYQMSNGSQKLQLDVPVYSQGFHYEEITLKQFLGTFEILVKEQQTSTVLRNVTKTCPFPTTELIVCSTDGRMTVVANLSQLTPSDATPATSHLLDTTCEPVEADDSRALFSLPLNSCASKIKLSEGNVIYQNQIFYSMNQNGSEDAYKRLVVQCSYPLEGLHRLFSMYRFESDNPGLGSISSKQIPAGIGTTALPGLATTTKALQTGARTTSPARRTSGARLKKRLGSNPGVRYVRVSKHGRKGVKEWNPVRI; encoded by the exons ATGGAGTGTCACGAACGTTCCTTCGTGATAGCCGTAGATCTCTCATTCGCCGGAGACGATGCTCGCTTTGAGGCCGTCG ACGAGACGGGCACGTACGCCATTGCCGAGCCATACGCGGCCAAGTGTGGCTACACCGTCGTCGACTATCCGCCGAGTGGTCGCCTAGAGCTGCGCGTGTCCTACTTCAGCTGCCATACGGAGAAGAAG GAAAGTCGGGTGTTCGCGTTCAGCTTCAACCTGGTAGTGAAGCATGACAATGATGAAGTGGTCTACGTCCTGAACAAGACTTGCTCCCCTTCCCTGGAGTGGTCCCAACGAGAAGTCTCCTGCGAGATCAACTACATGGAG GTGTCTCTGAAGAGTGAAGCTCTTTGCGCAGCCGGGAAGGAGAATGGCAATTGGAACGTTAACGACCCT GCACATGGCTCTATTTTGGACTGGCAAGTGATGTTCCAGAGGAATGAGGAACAGATGGTGTCCATGAGCCTCTCAGACGCCCGTGAGCAAGGGTACACGTTCGATGTGACCGATGAGAGGCTGGTGTTCCGCTCCCCCAACGGACAGCCGGAGTCATTCGTCGCCACG GTGGACAACATCCTTGTAGAGGTGGTCCACGCTACTTTGTTCTCTAGACAACGCTGGTTGGTCATCATGGTGGACCTGGTGGCCGCCTGCTCCATGG ACGAAGGCACTTACGAGGACAGCGGCCAAATGGTTTTCCAGACTCCCGTGGCGCCCTATCCTGGTCCCGATATCGAACAGATCCGCGTCGGCTTTGACGGTGGCCTTTATGAGGGTGAAGACCTGGCGGTGGCAAATGACACGCTgttgattgcaattcccttggATGTAAATGGTGGAATCAGAAAG AGCGTTGCAAATGGCAGTCTCTATGAATTCTACACTTTCAATCTCTACCTGGAGCAAATATTTGAGGAAGAGGAGGCAGAGACCAGGCTGCGCCTTCGCAGGACACTGACCACGCCCCTGCTACCGCACATTCTTGTCACCCAAAATGAAAGTTTTATCGAGGAGCGCATCTTTCAGGTGGACCTGGCTGACGTTCCCGAGGACGTTAGTTTGGTTTCGCTTCAGCTTAATGGACGCGAGGCGGTCTTCACCAACTCTTGCTCGGTTGCCGACGTGGCGCAACCCGGCCGAGGCCACGGCTACAGGTTGAGAGTGTCTTTTGACCACCCGGCTGTCACGCAGCAG TACTACAGGGCGTACAAAACGATGCAGTACAGCTTGGAGATTAGCTTCACGATGGGTGTTCTGCCCGAAAACGATCTCTTCTACCATGCTGTGAGAGTCATGGCACTGGCTGGTCCCT CTCCTCCAGTCTTGGATGCAGTTTGCTCAGAGTCCGGCATCCGCTTCACGGCACAGAACTGGGCTTATGGCTTCCTGTGGTCCCTTGCCGTGGGTTCAGAGACGCTGACTCCAGAGCTGGCGATGCGGCGGGGCTACCAGATGAGCAATGGTAGCCAGAAACTGCAGCTGGATGTGCCCGTCTACTCTCAAGGCTTTCACTATGAG GAAATTACTCTGAAGCAGTtcttgggcacttttgagattCTTGTCAAAGAGCAACAAACGTCAACTGTTCTGAGAAATGTCACCAAGACTTGTCCTTTTCCAACCACAGAACTTATAG TGTGCTCTACCGATGGGAGGATGACTGTGGTGGCCAACTTGTCTCAACTCACGCCAAGTGATGCGACCCCAGCTACAAGTCACCTACTGGACACTACCTGCGAGCCGGTGGAGGCCGACGACAGCAGGGCACTCTTCTCTTTGCCGCTCAATAGCTGTGCCTCGAAAATCAAG TTGAGCGAGGGCAATGTGATCTATCAAAATCAGATTTTCTATAGCATGAACCAGAATGGCTCAGAGGATGCTTATAAAAG GTTGGTGGTGCAGTGCTCGTACCCACTGGAGGGCCTCCACAGGCTCTTCTCCATGTACAGGTTCGAGTCAGACAACCCTGGCCTGGGTAGCATCTCCAGCAAGCAAATACCGGCAGGAATCGGCACCACGGCTTTGCCGGGTCTTGCCACGACCACCAAAGCACTTCAAACGGGAGCTCGCACAACCTCCCCAGCCCGAAGGACCAGTGGCGCTCGACTCAAGAAGCGGTTGGGGTCCAATCCTGGTGTTCGTTACGTCCGGGTTTCTAAACATGGCAGAAAAG GAGTTAAAGAATGGAATCCTGTCaggatttaa
- the sst5 gene encoding somatostatin-1 → MLWPQTHVLLLLLLSVGLPARVGGAGPPEADLLFTEALPGDTGLDKDWTGSLLLRLISDLAERDQAPPELGVGMALMRRHLPLPQRERKAGCRNFFWKTFTSC, encoded by the exons ATGCTTTGGCCGCAGACCCACGTGCTGCTCCTGCTTCTGCTGTCCGTCGGACTGCCGGCCCGGGTCGGCGGCGCCGGACCCCCCGAGGCGGACCTTCTCTTCACAGAAGCCCTCCCGGGGGACACCGGGCTGGACAAG gactggACCGGCTCGCTCTTGCTGAGGCTGATCTCCGATCTGGCGGAGAGGGACCAAGCGCCCCCCGAGCTGGGGGTGGGCATGGCGTTGATGCGCCGACACCTCCCGCTCCCCCAAAGGGAGCGCAAGGCGGGTTGTCGCAACTTCTTCTGGAAGACTTTCACCTCCTGTTGA